The window TATAGGGAAAATAGAAATTTGAGTTTCTTTGAGGCTTCAATGAGAAATGCACTGTATCAGCAGTACGTTCCTGTGATGCTTAGCGACACAGCCTCCCAGTATATATTTGCATATATCCTGGCGGCAGAGAGGGAAAGGGACAATCTAAGAGCAATTGTAATTGGCAAGTCATATAATCTTGATAGTAATATAATAGAGAGGATGCTGATATAAATGTCCAGTCTTTGCATTATCGGAGAAAAAGAACTAATTACGGGGTTCAAGCTTGTTGGGGTTAATGATACCTTCATAGCAGACCCTGCAGATGGGACTAAATTGCTCAGGGAATTATATAAATCTAAAAAATATAATGTAATATTAGCATCACAGTCCTTCCAGAAAAATTTAAAGGTTGATGAAATAAATGAGTATGCTGGTTCAATGGACCCACTTGTAATATTTATTCCTATCCCGGGAATTAAAGAGGAAGAATCGGTATATGACCTTGCAAAAAGGATATTGGGAATTGATATTGGTGATTGAATGAAAAATAATGGAAAAATATACAGTATATCCGGCCCTGTTGTGACAGCGACAGATCTTGATGGAAAGATGTTTGATGTGGTGCGTGTGGGTAATCTGGGCCTTGTTGGCGAGGT of the Ferroplasma sp. genome contains:
- a CDS encoding V-type ATP synthase subunit F gives rise to the protein MSSLCIIGEKELITGFKLVGVNDTFIADPADGTKLLRELYKSKKYNVILASQSFQKNLKVDEINEYAGSMDPLVIFIPIPGIKEEESVYDLAKRILGIDIGD